One Spartobacteria bacterium genomic window, AACCACTTCAGTAACAATAGGCAGGCCTGTAACATCACGGGCATGCTTCATCATTTTCAAGGCCTCGACTCCGATTCCCTGAAAATCATACGGTGAGGTACGCGGTTTGAATGCTCCGCCACGCAGCATGGTGGCTCCGCATTTTTTTACAAATTCAGCCGTTTCCAGAATTTGCTCCTGCGATTCCACAGCGCAGGGACCGGCAATGACGCAGAACGCATCGCCGCCGACGGGCACGCCGCCGACATCCACAACAAAATCTTCGGGATGGGTTTCACGGCTGATGAGTTTGTATTTCTGCTGGACGGGCATAACGCGATCAACGAAAGAATTGCTGATGAGGCTTTCCAGTGATGCGTGAGTCGTTTCGTCGCCAATGGCAGCGATGACGGTGCGCACTTCTCCGCGCAGGGTATGGGGTTCATAGCCGAGTTCGCGAACTCGTGCTTCAACGTGAGCGACCTCTTGTTCTGTGGGTCGCGGTTTTAAAATAATAATCATGATAAAAAGCCTTTCTTTGGATCCCACTTCTTGCCTGTTACTGCATGAAAGAGCAAGTCTCGCTTTCAAAAAAAGTTTTCATACTGCGCAATGATGCGTTATTCCGTGTTTTCCATTTATTAACTCGTACACGACGCTACTATGTGTTTTTTTAGATTTGACGCATTTGTTCTGAAACAATGAACACCAAAGGAATACAGCAGAATGAGCAGTGACAGCATCAAGGTTATCGGCGGTGGACTGGCGGGGTGTGAAGCGGCCTGGCAGGCGGCAGAACAGGGGCTCACGGTAGAATTATTCGAGATGCGCCCTGTGACGGGAACCGCGGCGCATAAAACAGATTATTTGGCAGAACTGGTCTGTTCCAATTCGCTGGGGTCTGCTCTGCCGGATCGAGCGACGGGACTGCTGCAAAACGAATTACGGGGACTGGGCTCCATGCTCATGGAATGTGCGGAAACAGCCCGCGTACCAGCAGGGGGAGCACTGGCCGTGGATCGCGAACGTTTTGCTATGCTGGTAACAGAGCACATGGAGGAACATCCCCGGATTACTTTAAAAAGGGAAGAGGTTGTTACCTTTCCTGAAGGCCCGGTCATTGTGGCCACGGGGCCGTTGACATCGGATGCCTTTTCGCGCAGTCTGGTGATCTTCACCGGGGAAGATCGCCTGTTTTTTTATGATGCACTGGCTCCGCTGATTGCGGCCGAATCGATTAATATGGACGTGGCCTTCAAGGCCTCCCGTTATGATCGAGGCGATTCAAAGGGTGGTGATTATATAAATTGCCCGTTCAACCGCGACGAATATTTTGCCTTTGTTGAGGCGTTAAAAACGGCGCAGCGCATTACGCTGAAGGATTTTGAGAAAGACTTGGATACCGGTGTCACAGCAGGGAAAGGCTATTTTGAATCCTGCCTGCCAGTAGAAGTGATTGCCGGCCGAGGTGATCGGTCGTTATCCTTCGGCCCCATGCGTCCTGTTGGATTAATCGATCCGCGCACGGATCGACGGGCCTATGCCGTTTTACAGCTGCGTCAGGACAATCTGGCCGCCTCGCTCTACAATATGGTGGGTTTTCAGACAAACTTAACCTACGGCGAGCAACAGCGTGTATTTAGGATGGTTCCCGGATTGGAGCAGGCGGAATTTGAGCGATTTGGTCAGATGCATCGGAATACTTTTGTGATGGCTCCCAAGCTGTTGGACGCCACGTTGCAGACGCGACTGCGTCCGGACGTCTTTATGGCGGGACAGGTGACCGGGGTCGAAGGATATGCGGGAAGCATTGGAGCAGGACTGATCGCCGGAAGCAATATCGCCCGCTACATTAAAGGGCAGCAACTGCTGCAGCTGCCGTTGACCTCCATGCTGGGAGCTCTGCTGCATTATATCAGTCATGCTGAGCCGTCGCATTTTCAGCCCATGAAAGCCAATTTCGGTATACTGCCTGCGTTGGCCTCCACACAGCGTCTCAAAAAACGCGAACGGGCACTGGGTTACGTGAGTCGTGGCATGCGTGAACTGGAAACGTACGTGAAGAGCATGCTATAGTTCAGTTGGACATGATGTGCAGAACAGCATCGTCTGGTTGCAAAGGTGAGTTAGACATATGGAACATTCAGAAAAACAGTATACAGCAGATATGCTCTTTTCTGATGACGCGTCGGTCGCGTTCGCGCATGGCTGCGGAGTGCATCTGCTGTCCGGGCGAAACGCGAATGCGGGGCGTTTGATGACATCGGAGCGGGGATTGTATTATGTTCAGATTCTGTATCGCATGCTGATGTTACGTCGTGAACATGAATTGGATCCATTGTATGACAGAGTTTATGAAGGAGTGGTAGAAGCGCAGGAGTCGGTTTCGGGGACGGAATACAGTTCGGATCTGTTTAATCAGGATTTGCGGCAGCTGCTGGAATGGGAGCTGATTGAAGAACACATCGAACGGGAAAGATTACGCGGCTATAAGGATACGCGCAAAAAGAAGTTCCGGTATTTGCTTAAGGAGGAGGCCATTGCTTTTGTGCAATGGCTGGAAGACCGGCTTCATGCAACGCTGCATCCGGATGATTTGGATACGCGCAACGTGTTGGAAGATTTAGTGGCGACGTTACGTGAAATGCGCCGCATCCTGAATCGTTCGCGTTCGCCGCATGATGTGACGGCAGAAGACGCAAGGGCGGTGCTTTATCGCGTTTCGCGGTTGAATCGGCTCGCGTATGAATCATCACAGACGTTAAGCCTGCTGAATGCTCGGTTGCTGGGATTTGTGACAGCGCGGTACAATGCCGACGATGCCCGTGCAGTGATACAGGAACTGGGACATTATCTGGAGCGGTTTTTAGGTCGTGTTGCTGTTTTGCGAAAAGAAATTCTGCCGGAATTTGAAAAACTGAGGGCAACGCGGCTGCATAAAAAATGGGGTCGCTGCCTGGAACTGATGGAACAGGAACGCAGGGAATCGGCGCACCTTCTACGGAGGGAAAACGTGACGCATCCCTTGCGCGAGCTGGAACAGCTGCAGGCATTTCATGAAGCAGGCGGCAAGCTGGATATGCTGTGTCAGCGAGTTCATACATCGGCGCTGGGGGTCTGGCGAAAACTATATACGCATCTTCGGGAACTGGAACGAAGGAATCATCGCATTGAAGATATCAGACTGCGTCTAGAGGAAATGACGGAGGCGGATCCCGATGTATCGTCGGTCTTTATTCACCAATTGCTGGCTCCGGCGCAGATGATGGGTGATCCGCATTATTGGGATACGGAACAAAATGAAAAAGCAACACCGCCGCAGCCGCGCCGAGAGATGGATCGTCATCGCAGCGCGCCGGTGGCCTTCCTGAAGAGTAAACAGAAAGGGACTGCGGATAAGGGGCCGGTTCGTTCGCTCGAAGAGCGGAAGATGGAAGATTTGCGTGACTGGTTTGAAACGCAGCTGTTGCGCCGCAGAGAGACCTGCCGGGTTTCCGATGGAGCCTTTCAGTCATTCGATGATTTTACAAAAATTATAGAACTGGCCCGAGCCGGTTTGTTGGGAGAAGGCCGGAAGCTCGCTCGTGCCGGGTGGACGCTGGATTCGCTGGACGACCCCGTCGAAGTTCGTGTGGATCGGCAGGTGCTCACTTTTTATGAAATGATGTTAAAGAAAAGCGGTGACGGGAATGGATGAGAGTACACATGTGGATAAATCGCTGGAAACCCTGCTGGCGCAGCGTCAGAAACGCGTTCAGTCGGTGCTGAATATTTTGCTGGAATCGTCGTATTTCTATCGCACGGACAGTGAGGATGATTTTTTGTTTCTCAAGCGCTACCGTCGGGAATTCGAACGTTTTTTTGAGCGGTATTTCGGCTGGCAGCTGAAATGCGATGCCAAATGCGCGCGACTGTACAAGGAACACTGGTATAATGATGCGGTGACGCAGGGGTCGCGATCAATGTTTAATTTTACTCGCCGAGATGAATGCATTGCCTTCATGCTGCTGCTGGAATTTTATGAAAATCGTTTGGAGGAAGAATCGATTCCGGTCGAAGATCCCGTAAACCTGCATTTTCGGTATGGTGACCTGCTGCATTATGTACGCCGCCGTTTCGTTGATCTTTATCCCGAAAATGAGGCGACGTATACAGAGGAATATGTCCGCGCCAACATTTTGCGTCCCGTGATGCCGCAACTGGAGAAGTACCGATTTATAAAAAAGCTGCCGCTTCCTCAGGATGACACCGTGTCCATGGAGGATACCATTTATGAAGCCCTGCCGGCCTTGTCGCATTACAGTGTTACGCGGTTGAGCCGTTCGATTTTGGATCAGAAAGAGGAAAGCGAGGGGGCGGAAATGATTGAGGAGGATGACGCATGAATCCGTCTCTTTATTCTATTCGTCGCATTCGACTGATCAATTTTCATAATTTTACCAATGAAACCATTGATCTGGAACATGGCGGCCATCTGTTTTTGCTGGGCGACAACGGTTGCGGAAAAACCACCGTACTGGACGCAGTGCATTATGTGCTGACGGCCGGACGTTCGCTGGAGTTCAACTCTGCGGCGCGTGTGGCAGGCAGTCGACAGGAAGGGCGGCGAATCCAGGGCGTGGTCATGCGCTATAATGTTGAAACAGGAGCCCTGCATCCGTCGGGTGGCGTAACCTATGCCGCACTGGAAATCCGTGGTCGCCACGGACGTCCCACCACGTTTGCCATCGGAATTTCTACGCACAGCATGGATGAAAGTGTCCAGCGCTGGGGTATTATCCGCGAATGTGCTTTGGAAGACATTCCATTTTTGGTGCAAGAAAACGGCCAGACCCGCCCTCGGAATCATCACGAGATGCGCAAAGAAATGGGCGAAGGTGCAGGTTTTTACCGTCAAATGAGCCGCTATGAAAAGGAAGTGGCTCGACGGCTGTTCGGGGGGGAACAGCTATTCGATGAAGTGTGCCGTTTTCTGTCTACGGGCAAAGCCTATCGGGAAATTGTCTCGCGAACATCAGATTATCATCAACTTTTCCGGCAGCTGCTTCAGGAACCGGAGATGGATGTGTTTGAAAAGGTCATTGAGCATCTGAAAACACTGGAAAACAGCCGCGATGATCTGGACGGGTTGCGTCGTAAGCATCACTATGTTCAGAAACTGTATCGCCTGCGTCAGGATGTGGATCGTATTCGGCTGGATATTCACGTGCTGGACTGGTTGGAAAATCACCTGACACTGAATGAAAAATGGACTGAAACCCATCACTGTCGTACGCGTTTAGCCGAGCGCGGTCAGGAGCTGCGCACGTTGCAGATGCAGTGCGAGAGCCTGGAGCACGAAATCGAAGAGTTGCGGGGTCTGGAGGAAACACTGCGCCGCAAAGATGACAAAGGCCTTGTTCAGGAAGTCAAAACCACCAAGGAAGATGCCGATCGTCTGAAATTGAAATTCAAACGGACTCAGGAGGAGTTTGCCGATTGCGGAGCGGAGTATAAACAGTGTGAGAAAAGCCTTGTAGAAGCCAGAGCATCACTTCAGAAACGTATTGCTGACATGTACCGCAGCCTTCAGGGGCTTAGTGCAAAACTGCCCTTTGCCATCACGGGGATCATCACCGGAATGGACGAAATATGCCGTTCAGAAGAACCGGAAAACGAGCTGGATGACGTGCCTGTTGCGGGGTGCGTGCAGTTACTGGAACAGGAACTGCGCAGTCTGACGGAGCAGCGTACTGTTCTTGCAAAAGACTGCAAAGCGCATCGCCAGACCGCCGAAACACTGGAAAAAGACATTGAGGCACTGAAGCATCAGAAAGAGGCCGTTCCAGGGTCAGCCGGCTTTGCTGAGGCACGCATCATCCTGCGTGACGCGATGATTCATGCCATTCCGCTGTACGAAGGGCTGATTCCGCGTGGCGATGTGTCTCAAAAGGAACTGAGTTCGATCGAACAGGTGATGGGATCGGATGTGCTGGGCTTATGGGTTGTTTCGCCAGATGCGGAGGCGCAGACCCGGGAACTGCTTTACGAGCGGTGTCCGCAGCAGCGTTTTGCGGTCGTGGGTCACCACGAAACTGTTGAGCTGGCTTCATGGATTCGCCGCTATTTTGATATTGAACATTCCGATCCCGGTGCGCTCTTGGCGCTTCATCGTGAAATGACGTCCGACAAGGCACCCAGAGTTGAAAAAATCGGCGATTGGCGTTCCCTGTTCTTTCGCGCTCACCAACAGTCTGTGAAGGAGGAGCCGCCCCGACTCCTGGGTGCCGAGGCCCGCCGCAGTGAACAGCTGAGGCGCATCAAGGAAAAAGAGCATCTGCTGCACGATATATTGAAACAGATCAAAAAGGTCGAACAGGGTCTTAAGCAGATCGACGACGACGATGCGCGACTGATTCGGCTGCGTCACCTGATTGTGGACGAATGGAGTCAGGCCGCACGAGATGCCCGTCGCACCAGAGATGCTATTTCATTATTGGCT contains:
- a CDS encoding methylenetetrahydrofolate--tRNA-(uracil(54)-C(5))-methyltransferase (FADH(2)-oxidizing) TrmFO, translating into MSSDSIKVIGGGLAGCEAAWQAAEQGLTVELFEMRPVTGTAAHKTDYLAELVCSNSLGSALPDRATGLLQNELRGLGSMLMECAETARVPAGGALAVDRERFAMLVTEHMEEHPRITLKREEVVTFPEGPVIVATGPLTSDAFSRSLVIFTGEDRLFFYDALAPLIAAESINMDVAFKASRYDRGDSKGGDYINCPFNRDEYFAFVEALKTAQRITLKDFEKDLDTGVTAGKGYFESCLPVEVIAGRGDRSLSFGPMRPVGLIDPRTDRRAYAVLQLRQDNLAASLYNMVGFQTNLTYGEQQRVFRMVPGLEQAEFERFGQMHRNTFVMAPKLLDATLQTRLRPDVFMAGQVTGVEGYAGSIGAGLIAGSNIARYIKGQQLLQLPLTSMLGALLHYISHAEPSHFQPMKANFGILPALASTQRLKKRERALGYVSRGMRELETYVKSML
- a CDS encoding DUF2397 family protein encodes the protein MEHSEKQYTADMLFSDDASVAFAHGCGVHLLSGRNANAGRLMTSERGLYYVQILYRMLMLRREHELDPLYDRVYEGVVEAQESVSGTEYSSDLFNQDLRQLLEWELIEEHIERERLRGYKDTRKKKFRYLLKEEAIAFVQWLEDRLHATLHPDDLDTRNVLEDLVATLREMRRILNRSRSPHDVTAEDARAVLYRVSRLNRLAYESSQTLSLLNARLLGFVTARYNADDARAVIQELGHYLERFLGRVAVLRKEILPEFEKLRATRLHKKWGRCLELMEQERRESAHLLRRENVTHPLRELEQLQAFHEAGGKLDMLCQRVHTSALGVWRKLYTHLRELERRNHRIEDIRLRLEEMTEADPDVSSVFIHQLLAPAQMMGDPHYWDTEQNEKATPPQPRREMDRHRSAPVAFLKSKQKGTADKGPVRSLEERKMEDLRDWFETQLLRRRETCRVSDGAFQSFDDFTKIIELARAGLLGEGRKLARAGWTLDSLDDPVEVRVDRQVLTFYEMMLKKSGDGNG
- a CDS encoding DUF2398 family protein, translated to MDESTHVDKSLETLLAQRQKRVQSVLNILLESSYFYRTDSEDDFLFLKRYRREFERFFERYFGWQLKCDAKCARLYKEHWYNDAVTQGSRSMFNFTRRDECIAFMLLLEFYENRLEEESIPVEDPVNLHFRYGDLLHYVRRRFVDLYPENEATYTEEYVRANILRPVMPQLEKYRFIKKLPLPQDDTVSMEDTIYEALPALSHYSVTRLSRSILDQKEESEGAEMIEEDDA